The following proteins are encoded in a genomic region of Papaver somniferum cultivar HN1 unplaced genomic scaffold, ASM357369v1 unplaced-scaffold_10, whole genome shotgun sequence:
- the LOC113326216 gene encoding uncharacterized protein LOC113326216, producing the protein MAGGRLGEVTMSYSQKFPKDVFWGVYRVEISTGIVKRVTPPNIDGFTPVAIDPNRVAVVTVREESQGLGAARVVDQFRQIEIFDSRNGSSTKITQNTKSSKADHFNPFLIDGGKLIGYHRGRSDKLSFDQAVERQFQTLDSSLPDVGLFRVSGVFPTISKYGKRLAFVDNEFKAVWVADSNGLHIAYEEDGPDRLFSPVWNQCEDTLYVCVGPSFNMRRNVNINAITHVSKYRRKCHALTDQHNNAFPSSSPDGKKLVYRSTGKDGFKNLYIMEDSKRGVVNGREPRRLTKGEWTDTHCQWSPKGDWIVFSSTRDKPAGAPESDQGLDPGYFAEFLVKWDNPDVLVRVMTSGSNISGHVNHPCFSPDGRSIVVTSDIAGVSVDPISLPLFEHSVRSYGDIFSIDLPDDHLVTYQDGEYQGGHHVRDVE; encoded by the exons ATGGCGGGTGGCCGACTTGGGGAAGTGACAATGTCATATTCGCAAAAGTTCCCCAAGGACGTATTCTGGGGTGTATACCGGGTTGAAATTAGCACTGGTATTGTAAAACGTGTAACCCCGCCAAATATCGACGGGTTCACTCCTGTAGCCATAGATCCGAACAGAGTGGCTGTTGTAACTGTTCGTGAAGAATCACAGGGGTTAGGCGCAGCACGTGTCGTGGACCAGTTTAGACAGATTGAGATTTTTGATTCAAGAAACGGAAGTAGCACAAAAATCACTCAAAATACTAAATCATCAAAAGCGGATCACTTTAACCCATTTTTGATTGATGGTGGGAAGCTCATTGGTTACCATCGGGGAAGGAGCGACAAACTCTCG TTTGATCAAGCAGTGGAAAGACAATTTCAGACGCTTGACTCCTCATTACCAGATGTAGGTCTATTCAGAGTGTCAGGAGTGTTTCCAAcaatttcaaaatatggaaaaaggCTTGCATTTGTTGACAATGAGTTCAAAGCTGTTTGGGTTGCTGATAGTAATGGATTGCATATTGCATACGAG GAGGACGGACCGGACAGACTCTTCTCCCCAGTTTGGAACCAATGTGAGGACACATTGTATGTATGTGTTGGACCTTCTTTTAATATGAGAAGGAACGTGAACATCAACGCTATCACGCACGTATCGAAGTATAGACGTAAGTGTCATGCGCTTACAGATCAGCATAATAATGCCTTTCCATCCAGCAGTCCAGATG GGAAGAAATTAGTTTACCGATCAACTGGGAAAGACGGATTCAAAAATCTATACATAATGGAAGATTCAAAACGAGGGGTGGTCAATGGAAGGGAACCAAGAAGGCTAACAAAAGGGGAATGGACTGATACACATTGCCAGTGGTCGCCAAAGGGAGATTGGATAGTATTTTCATCAACCCGTGACAAGCCTGCAGGTGCACCAGAATCAGACCAGGGTCTTGACCCAGGATACTTCGCGGAGTTTCTGGTGAAGTGGGACAATCCAGATGTTTTGGTAAGAGTGATGACTAGTGGAAGCAATATCTCAGGGCATGTGAACCATCCGTGCTTCAGTCCGGATGGCCGTAGCATTGTTGTGACTTCCGATATTGCTGGTGTATCTGTTGATCCCATATCGTTGCCTCTATTCGAGCACTCTGTGAGGTCTTATGGAGATATTTTTTCtattgatcttcccgatgatcACCTAGTAACATACCAGGATGGAGAATACCAGGGTGGACATCATGTTAGGGATGTGGAATAA